A genomic segment from uncultured Alistipes sp. encodes:
- a CDS encoding AlpA family transcriptional regulator, with protein sequence MKDLLSILREAPGSIRLEVSGEDLLAFSSNLINRAKEELATQVAEARKVRFLTKEQVKELCGVCDATLWHWNRKGYLKAVKIGNKIRYRTSDIQRILGERESK encoded by the coding sequence ATGAAAGACTTATTATCCATCCTCCGCGAAGCGCCCGGAAGCATTCGTCTGGAGGTAAGCGGCGAGGATCTGCTGGCCTTCTCCAGCAATCTGATCAATCGCGCCAAAGAGGAGTTGGCCACCCAGGTCGCCGAAGCTCGCAAGGTACGCTTCCTGACCAAGGAGCAGGTCAAGGAGCTGTGCGGCGTATGCGATGCGACGCTCTGGCATTGGAACCGGAAAGGGTATCTGAAGGCCGTCAAGATCGGCAACAAGATCCGATATCGCACATCGGATATTCAACGGATTCTCGGTGAGCGGGAGAGCAAATAG
- a CDS encoding PDDEXK nuclease domain-containing protein has protein sequence MNEPAIFKLDEQFVSDIRNIIITARTTAIRSVDFERVKMYWKLGERIMLEEQGGKERAEYGTKLLQHLADNMEAEFGSGFSYRQLAFCRQFYNTYRNMNALRSQFNWYQYRLLIQISDNDKREYYELETANNNWTGRELERQINSGLYERLLLSNDKKSVLEVARKERQPESPTEIIKDPMVLEFLGLKPDAAYYEKDLERALITNLQAFLLELGNGFSFVARQKRILLEDDQFFADLVFYNRLLRCFVIIELKTHKITHEDIGQLQMYVNYYDRNEKAPDENPTIGILLCADKNDLLVKYTLPENNNTILASKYQLYLPTEKQLAEQLRIELQEFDQ, from the coding sequence ATGAACGAACCGGCAATCTTCAAATTGGACGAACAATTTGTCTCCGACATCCGAAATATCATCATCACCGCACGAACGACTGCCATACGAAGTGTCGATTTCGAGCGTGTAAAAATGTACTGGAAACTGGGAGAACGCATCATGCTCGAAGAACAAGGCGGCAAAGAACGTGCTGAATATGGGACCAAACTACTGCAACACCTGGCAGACAACATGGAGGCAGAGTTCGGAAGTGGATTTTCCTATCGGCAACTGGCCTTTTGCCGTCAGTTCTACAACACATACCGAAATATGAACGCACTGCGTTCACAATTCAACTGGTATCAATACCGTCTTCTGATTCAAATAAGCGACAACGACAAACGGGAGTATTATGAACTGGAAACCGCCAATAATAATTGGACCGGACGTGAACTGGAACGGCAGATCAATTCCGGACTTTATGAGCGGTTGCTGTTGAGCAACGACAAGAAATCGGTATTGGAGGTGGCTCGCAAAGAACGTCAACCCGAATCTCCGACCGAGATCATCAAAGATCCCATGGTACTGGAATTTCTCGGATTGAAACCCGACGCAGCCTATTACGAAAAAGACCTGGAACGCGCCCTGATCACCAATCTGCAGGCTTTTTTGCTGGAATTAGGGAACGGGTTCTCATTCGTTGCCCGCCAAAAGAGGATACTGCTCGAAGATGATCAATTCTTCGCGGACCTGGTATTTTACAACCGGCTGCTCCGCTGCTTCGTTATCATTGAATTGAAGACACACAAGATCACACACGAAGACATCGGTCAGTTGCAAATGTATGTAAACTATTACGATCGGAACGAGAAGGCGCCCGATGAGAACCCGACAATTGGAATCCTGCTGTGCGCCGACAAGAACGATCTGCTGGTAAAATATACGCTGCCGGAAAACAACAATACGATTCTGGCAAGCAAATACCAGCTCTATCTGCCCACTGAAAAGCAACTTGCCGAGCAATTGAGAATCGAATTACAGGAATTTGATCAATAA
- a CDS encoding relaxase/mobilization nuclease domain-containing protein: MIGKVISGGSFGGTVGYAMKEQSRVLEARGVEPPGVREMVEDFEDQARLNPRLKQNVGHISLSFSPEDAPKLTDERMTQIAREYMQKMGITDTQYLLVRHLDQPHPHCHLVYNRVGDHGQTISDRNIKLRNAKVCRELTERFGLHLAPGKEAVRRERLREPDRTRYEIYDAIRQELPRCRNWNELRDRLKRHGIETIFKRKGAQGIIEGVKFARNGFVFSGSKVDRAFSFSKLDRHFGQAQQRHTTLMSGLKAAVGSFRAAFAGLFGGGRPFTAAGGGGGGGSHGAGSVSLGSAGSIPLPPFDSPFALSPEMMQRREGESPEEHIARITALINKAAEAMAVALMERKRRMEARSRKIG, encoded by the coding sequence GTGATCGGTAAGGTCATTTCGGGAGGATCGTTCGGCGGCACGGTCGGCTATGCGATGAAGGAGCAGTCGCGCGTGCTGGAGGCTCGGGGTGTCGAGCCACCCGGTGTGCGGGAGATGGTCGAGGATTTCGAGGATCAGGCGCGCCTCAATCCCCGCTTGAAGCAGAACGTCGGACATATCTCCCTGTCGTTTTCGCCGGAGGATGCCCCGAAGCTCACCGACGAACGAATGACACAAATTGCCCGGGAGTACATGCAGAAGATGGGTATCACCGATACGCAATACCTGTTGGTGCGGCACCTCGACCAGCCCCATCCTCATTGCCACCTGGTATACAATCGCGTAGGTGATCACGGGCAGACCATTTCCGACCGCAACATCAAGCTCCGCAATGCGAAGGTGTGCCGCGAGCTGACCGAACGCTTCGGGCTGCATTTGGCTCCGGGCAAGGAGGCCGTTCGGCGAGAACGGCTTCGTGAGCCCGACCGGACCCGGTACGAGATTTACGATGCGATTCGGCAGGAGCTTCCCCGTTGTCGCAACTGGAACGAATTGCGGGACCGGTTGAAGCGGCATGGCATCGAGACGATCTTCAAACGAAAAGGGGCGCAGGGTATCATTGAAGGAGTAAAGTTCGCCCGTAATGGCTTTGTGTTTTCTGGTTCGAAGGTCGATCGGGCCTTCAGTTTCTCGAAGCTGGATCGCCACTTCGGCCAGGCACAGCAGCGGCATACGACCCTGATGTCAGGACTCAAGGCGGCAGTCGGGAGTTTCCGGGCTGCTTTTGCAGGTCTGTTCGGCGGCGGGCGTCCCTTCACCGCAGCGGGAGGCGGTGGAGGAGGCGGTAGCCATGGCGCAGGATCGGTGTCGCTCGGCAGTGCCGGGTCGATTCCGCTGCCGCCGTTCGACTCGCCATTTGCCCTTTCACCCGAGATGATGCAGCGGCGTGAGGGCGAAAGCCCCGAGGAGCATATTGCCCGCATCACGGCGCTGATCAACAAGGCGGCCGAGGCGATGGCCGTAGCCTTGATGGAGCGCAAGCGTCGCATGGAGGCACGCTCCCGCAAAATCGGATAA
- a CDS encoding fibronectin type III domain-containing protein — MGEVTIAVQVYLNDDLLRETEISTNIMDETTLLLMTGSRFKWGGYYLEELPGIKSNRGNEITAEDDNEENYSKYMVECSYGDAGTVDLFGTNSAYLEGLEAFRTARGLKGWTGYKVYEHPGYIKIGTGSLGGWVQTPALEDLEGTSNITVEFEFFRWQNDPKEVNVLAVDGGTVVGGALPTTTHEWIKMSCIVRDATSSTKIRWSAADLTTSGSRFTLRNIVISQAKALKEPLATPTNIQSTASDNALAFTWDGVPNATGYKVTLAEASRPQFTITQTVFDTNCAFEELEGDTEYLFTVQALYEENEAFNSPVSEPVSARTLFNLPTLPTPTVKLFKSERGLLAFEWDVDTENQAERVFNIELRDAAGQTLRRYENVTYSAQWSRSRFSFGKVDLSTSYTCAVQFVSNTPTDYKDSDWGTIQVTSAGAPDMTNVVFREDFNDLWMAGDYLNTSFGAAPSYLGSTIALKSYDPARDNFDEAATIFTGVQNATDVFGPTTANDDYRRTYWSAWSEDWDNLLVNSSVLSYNTKIYPCCGCVKYGTGSANGVLTLPKLTALTGSTDITLKFKAHPYVVPNTSTGSLEGTPTEGLTVTVAIYSGPGTIVGAGENGAIVLSNKTPAEMGADAAGCFIPTEHTVQITGADATTRIMIASGEKPQYEAKKNRIWLDDIVITR; from the coding sequence ATGGGTGAAGTGACCATCGCCGTCCAGGTCTACCTCAACGACGATCTCCTCCGCGAAACCGAAATCTCGACCAACATCATGGACGAAACGACGCTGCTGTTGATGACCGGATCGCGCTTCAAGTGGGGCGGATACTACCTGGAGGAGCTCCCGGGTATCAAGTCGAACCGCGGCAACGAAATCACGGCCGAGGACGACAACGAGGAGAACTACAGCAAATACATGGTCGAGTGCAGCTACGGCGATGCCGGAACCGTCGACCTCTTTGGCACCAATTCCGCCTACCTAGAGGGGCTTGAGGCCTTCCGCACGGCCCGCGGACTGAAGGGCTGGACCGGATACAAGGTCTACGAACACCCGGGCTACATCAAGATCGGTACGGGATCCCTCGGCGGATGGGTGCAGACCCCAGCCCTTGAGGATCTCGAAGGGACGAGCAACATCACCGTCGAGTTCGAGTTCTTCCGCTGGCAGAACGACCCCAAGGAGGTCAACGTGCTGGCCGTGGACGGCGGTACGGTTGTCGGCGGAGCACTGCCCACCACCACCCACGAGTGGATCAAGATGAGCTGCATCGTGCGCGACGCCACCAGCTCGACGAAGATCCGCTGGTCGGCGGCCGATCTGACCACCTCGGGATCGCGCTTCACGCTGCGCAACATCGTCATCTCGCAGGCCAAGGCGCTCAAGGAGCCCCTCGCCACGCCGACCAACATCCAGAGCACGGCCTCGGACAACGCTCTCGCCTTCACGTGGGACGGTGTGCCCAACGCCACGGGATACAAGGTGACGCTGGCCGAAGCCTCGCGCCCGCAGTTCACCATCACGCAGACGGTTTTCGATACAAACTGCGCATTCGAAGAGCTGGAGGGTGACACCGAATACCTCTTCACCGTACAGGCGCTCTACGAGGAGAACGAAGCCTTCAATTCGCCCGTCTCGGAGCCCGTCAGCGCCCGCACGCTCTTCAACCTGCCGACACTGCCGACTCCCACGGTCAAGCTCTTCAAGTCGGAACGAGGACTGCTCGCCTTCGAGTGGGACGTCGACACGGAGAACCAGGCCGAGCGCGTCTTCAATATCGAGCTGCGCGACGCTGCGGGACAGACGCTGCGCCGCTATGAGAATGTCACCTACAGCGCACAATGGTCCAGAAGCCGCTTCTCGTTCGGCAAGGTGGACCTCTCGACCTCGTACACCTGCGCCGTGCAGTTCGTCTCGAACACTCCGACCGACTACAAGGATTCCGACTGGGGCACCATTCAGGTGACCAGTGCCGGGGCTCCCGACATGACCAACGTCGTCTTCCGCGAGGACTTCAACGACCTGTGGATGGCCGGTGACTACCTGAACACTTCGTTCGGCGCCGCTCCCTCGTACCTGGGAAGCACGATCGCACTGAAGAGCTACGATCCGGCCCGGGACAACTTCGACGAGGCGGCAACCATCTTCACCGGCGTGCAGAACGCCACCGACGTCTTCGGTCCGACGACGGCCAACGATGACTACCGCCGCACCTACTGGAGCGCCTGGAGCGAAGATTGGGACAACCTGCTGGTCAACAGCTCGGTGCTGTCATACAACACGAAGATCTACCCCTGCTGCGGGTGCGTGAAATACGGAACCGGATCGGCCAACGGCGTACTGACGCTGCCCAAGCTGACGGCACTGACCGGATCGACCGATATTACGCTCAAGTTCAAGGCGCATCCCTACGTGGTTCCGAACACCTCGACCGGATCGCTCGAAGGCACTCCGACCGAAGGTCTGACGGTCACCGTGGCGATCTACTCCGGCCCCGGAACGATCGTCGGAGCCGGTGAAAATGGTGCTATTGTCCTGTCGAACAAGACTCCGGCCGAAATGGGCGCGGATGCCGCCGGGTGCTTCATCCCGACCGAGCACACCGTGCAGATCACGGGAGCCGACGCCACCACGCGTATCATGATTGCCAGCGGCGAAAAGCCCCAATACGAAGCCAAAAAGAACCGCATCTGGCTCGACGACATCGTCATCACCCGGTAA
- a CDS encoding site-specific integrase, producing MKVTLILKKSVTRYDTESQATIYARLRDGRQLDQVAPTRLTINPNLWDDKAEQVKSKVVCDEAMRTRYNNEARRLKTYIERAYQNRPEETVSKGWLKEALDQYYNPQKYNLKQVSAIKPTLTALFDEFLEKHRLSEVRKKNYRVIKRALQRYELYIRATQMGKEDFTLDVDRVTADTLRDIWSFLENEYRYCAIYPEIYEAIPEARTPQPRGKNTLLDCFSRIRTFFYWCNSHKKSRNRPFDDFPLEECTYGTPYYITIEELHQIYATNLKRHPQLAIQRDIFVFQCLIGCRVGDLLKMTKSNLIGGAIEYIPRKTKEGRPLTVRVPLNAMATEILARYEACDSDKLLPFISEQKYNLAIKRIFKAAGLKRLVTVINPTTREEEKRVLYEIASSHLARRTFVGNLYRQVKDPNLVGALSGHKEGSKAFARYRTIDDEMKKELVNLLS from the coding sequence ATGAAAGTAACCCTCATTCTCAAAAAGAGCGTCACCCGTTACGACACGGAGTCCCAGGCGACCATCTACGCGCGTCTGCGCGATGGTCGGCAACTCGATCAGGTCGCTCCGACCCGTCTTACGATCAATCCGAATCTTTGGGATGACAAGGCCGAGCAGGTCAAGAGCAAAGTCGTCTGCGACGAGGCCATGCGCACCCGCTACAACAACGAAGCCCGTCGGCTCAAGACCTACATTGAGAGAGCCTATCAGAACCGCCCCGAAGAGACGGTATCGAAAGGTTGGCTGAAGGAGGCGCTGGACCAATATTACAATCCGCAGAAGTACAACCTGAAGCAAGTATCCGCCATCAAACCAACCTTGACCGCGCTGTTCGACGAGTTTCTCGAGAAGCACAGGCTTTCGGAGGTTCGCAAAAAGAACTATCGCGTCATCAAGCGGGCTTTGCAGCGTTATGAACTCTACATTCGGGCTACCCAGATGGGAAAGGAGGACTTCACGCTGGATGTAGACCGGGTAACGGCCGACACCCTGCGGGACATCTGGAGCTTTCTGGAGAACGAATACCGCTACTGCGCCATCTATCCCGAGATTTACGAGGCCATTCCCGAGGCCCGCACACCGCAACCCCGAGGCAAGAACACGCTGTTGGACTGCTTCTCGCGTATCCGAACTTTCTTCTATTGGTGCAACAGTCATAAGAAGAGCCGGAACCGGCCGTTCGACGATTTTCCGCTGGAGGAGTGCACCTACGGGACGCCGTATTATATCACCATTGAGGAGCTGCACCAGATCTATGCCACCAATCTGAAGCGCCATCCCCAGTTAGCCATCCAGCGGGATATCTTCGTCTTCCAATGCCTGATCGGCTGCCGGGTGGGCGACCTGCTGAAGATGACGAAATCGAATCTCATCGGCGGCGCCATCGAATACATTCCGCGCAAGACCAAGGAGGGCCGTCCGCTGACGGTGCGGGTGCCGCTCAACGCCATGGCCACGGAGATTCTTGCCCGGTATGAAGCCTGTGACAGCGACAAGCTGCTGCCGTTCATCTCCGAACAGAAATACAACCTGGCCATCAAGCGGATCTTCAAAGCGGCCGGGTTGAAGCGGTTGGTTACGGTCATCAACCCGACGACCCGCGAGGAGGAGAAGCGGGTGTTGTACGAGATCGCCTCGTCGCATCTGGCGCGTCGGACCTTTGTCGGCAATCTCTATCGGCAGGTCAAGGATCCCAATCTGGTCGGTGCACTGAGCGGACACAAAGAAGGTAGCAAGGCCTTTGCCCGCTACCGCACCATCGACGATGAAATGAAAAAAGAATTAGTAAATTTGTTGTCATAA
- a CDS encoding glycerophosphodiester phosphodiesterase family protein, with amino-acid sequence MKQILCTIAALMIAAEVTAQTQVVAHRGYHAKKGSAENSISSLRNAQELGVYGMEFDVNLTADDSLIVFHGPWLQTVDNRRIHVQKSNYREIVANPIENGHAIPTLREFFRQGQKDRHTQLILEIKKHTTPERETKAVEAIVALVREMGVEGHTEYLSFSQHICRELMRLQPGAQVTYVNGDLTPDELKKQGYAGLSYNLNILMNRPEWIVRAHELGLKVTLWMTNQPDIVEWGIRHKVDFVSSDDPVMAKEVIRKYQ; translated from the coding sequence ATGAAACAGATCTTATGTACCATCGCTGCACTCATGATCGCAGCCGAAGTTACGGCTCAGACCCAAGTGGTCGCACACCGGGGCTATCATGCAAAAAAAGGCTCTGCTGAAAACAGCATATCGAGTCTGCGCAACGCCCAGGAACTAGGTGTCTACGGCATGGAGTTCGATGTCAATCTCACGGCGGACGACTCCCTGATCGTCTTCCACGGCCCCTGGCTTCAGACGGTCGACAACCGGCGTATCCATGTACAAAAGAGCAACTACCGGGAGATCGTGGCCAATCCCATCGAAAACGGACATGCGATCCCGACCCTGCGCGAATTCTTCCGCCAGGGACAGAAAGACCGCCATACGCAACTGATTCTGGAGATCAAGAAACACACCACGCCGGAACGCGAAACCAAGGCGGTCGAGGCTATCGTAGCCCTGGTTCGCGAGATGGGCGTGGAGGGGCATACGGAGTACCTCTCGTTCAGCCAGCATATCTGCCGGGAGCTGATGCGCCTGCAGCCGGGTGCCCAGGTGACCTATGTCAACGGCGATCTTACGCCCGATGAACTCAAGAAGCAGGGCTATGCCGGACTCTCCTACAATCTAAACATTCTGATGAACCGGCCCGAATGGATCGTCCGGGCTCATGAGCTGGGGCTGAAGGTGACGCTGTGGATGACCAACCAGCCCGATATTGTCGAGTGGGGCATCCGTCACAAAGTGGACTTCGTCTCCTCGGATGATCCCGTGATGGCAAAAGAGGTCATTCGCAAATACCAATAG
- the mobC gene encoding plasmid mobilization protein, with protein MNTPKKGGRPPLGRARKQEYRITLRCNTACNFKLRALARAAGIPRTEVLRQLILNGSVRERLRSEHLEWLAQLKGLARNLNQLTRLAHTQGFAAVAARHATLQAELVRMIEALRRDR; from the coding sequence ATGAATACACCGAAGAAAGGGGGCCGTCCGCCTTTGGGACGTGCCCGAAAACAGGAGTACCGCATTACCCTGCGGTGCAATACGGCCTGCAACTTCAAGCTCCGCGCCCTGGCCCGTGCGGCAGGTATTCCGCGCACCGAGGTGCTGCGGCAACTGATTCTCAACGGCTCGGTCCGCGAGCGGCTGCGGAGTGAACACCTCGAATGGCTCGCCCAGCTCAAGGGGCTTGCCCGCAATCTGAACCAGCTGACCCGGCTGGCCCACACCCAAGGATTCGCCGCCGTCGCCGCGCGCCATGCGACGCTTCAGGCCGAGCTGGTGCGGATGATCGAAGCCCTGCGCCGTGATCGGTAA
- a CDS encoding DUF6043 family protein, whose amino-acid sequence MGQAEYEAFKAKLREWMEAHPEEYAAFEESMNTRDMAGCQAVLLQAIALIPQYRKLAAAKANEGLFDHVDEIEQAAQDNDLARKLIGECEQPVAGSPVPAMLCWLYFGKSFERMVEHCEELRRSPDLGYFQKITMSATIRLLIARSIKLGLRTREEWKAHREAMRLAESDQVLDWAMEESSDDRNGSKRKPGRPGTTRSLTEMFAPTVSRPEELRRKIGTYLLTRHTQTDIARLKIALEELRYLTLPIPIKPFRDALQEEYGREIRIVHERGIQEAYSRLTEPLLAGKAVRDRGPEAVAIREIKDFLSETNSFNSSEPAAN is encoded by the coding sequence ATGGGCCAGGCGGAATACGAAGCCTTCAAGGCAAAGTTGCGGGAGTGGATGGAGGCCCATCCCGAGGAATATGCCGCATTCGAAGAGTCGATGAACACCCGGGACATGGCCGGGTGTCAGGCCGTATTGCTTCAGGCCATCGCCCTTATTCCGCAATATCGCAAGCTCGCGGCGGCCAAGGCCAACGAGGGGCTGTTCGACCATGTCGACGAGATCGAACAGGCCGCCCAAGACAACGACCTCGCCCGCAAACTGATCGGAGAGTGTGAGCAGCCGGTCGCCGGATCGCCGGTTCCGGCAATGCTCTGTTGGCTCTACTTCGGAAAGAGCTTCGAACGCATGGTGGAGCATTGTGAAGAGTTGCGCCGATCTCCCGACCTGGGTTACTTCCAGAAGATCACCATGAGCGCCACGATCCGATTGCTGATAGCCCGTTCCATCAAACTGGGGCTTCGGACTCGGGAGGAGTGGAAAGCCCACCGCGAAGCCATGCGCCTGGCCGAAAGCGATCAGGTGCTGGATTGGGCCATGGAGGAGTCGTCGGACGACAGGAACGGCTCAAAACGCAAGCCGGGGCGTCCGGGAACCACCCGCTCTCTGACGGAGATGTTCGCCCCGACGGTATCCCGTCCCGAGGAGTTGCGACGTAAGATCGGGACGTATCTCCTCACCCGGCATACACAAACCGATATTGCCCGACTGAAGATCGCCCTCGAAGAGTTGCGTTATCTGACGCTCCCGATTCCGATCAAGCCGTTCCGCGACGCACTGCAGGAGGAATACGGCCGAGAGATTCGCATCGTCCACGAACGCGGCATTCAGGAGGCATACAGCCGGCTGACCGAACCGCTGCTTGCCGGAAAAGCGGTCCGGGATCGAGGTCCCGAAGCCGTCGCCATTCGTGAAATCAAGGATTTTCTATCCGAAACGAACTCGTTTAATTCGTCCGAACCTGCCGCGAATTAA
- a CDS encoding sn-glycerol-1-phosphate dehydrogenase has translation MNKTEQALTRTTDTKALAIGEGVIPQAARIFKELFDGQQAVIIADTNTFRVAGAEVEREFREAGIPQEEPFVFTDPALYAEWKYVEQLTARLEGTDAIPVAVGSGVINDLTKLVSSRCNRRYMCVGTAASMDGYTAYGSSITCEGNKQTFDCPAPYGMVLDARIAAEAPEEMSASGYADLIAKIPAGADWLIANAIGVETIDEFAFHEVQDDLREALSDPEGIRRGDVTKVEQLAEGLLLSGFAMQAVQSSRPASGAEHQFSHYWDMEHLSYGGKLVSHGFKVGIGTLASTAFLEFLIETPVERLDIEARVAAWKSWEETEQEIVRIFDGRKDFIARGMKETRAKYVDREGLRTQLTAFQQAWPELRERLRAQIIPFDEIRQRLQLVGAPYEPEQIGVSRARLRDTFLRIPYMRSRFTNIDIAFRCGYMEEWLDRLFGHRGVWEIK, from the coding sequence ATGAACAAAACTGAACAAGCACTTACAAGAACCACGGATACCAAAGCCCTGGCAATCGGCGAAGGGGTAATTCCGCAGGCCGCCCGAATCTTCAAGGAGCTCTTCGACGGACAACAGGCCGTGATCATCGCCGACACGAACACCTTCCGCGTGGCCGGTGCCGAGGTCGAACGGGAGTTCCGCGAAGCGGGTATTCCGCAGGAGGAGCCCTTCGTCTTCACGGATCCGGCACTCTACGCCGAATGGAAATACGTCGAACAACTGACCGCCCGCCTCGAAGGTACCGATGCCATACCGGTTGCCGTAGGCTCGGGCGTGATCAACGACCTCACCAAACTGGTCTCGTCACGCTGCAACCGCCGCTACATGTGTGTGGGCACGGCCGCCTCAATGGACGGATACACCGCCTACGGCTCCTCGATCACCTGCGAAGGGAACAAACAGACGTTCGACTGCCCGGCCCCCTACGGCATGGTACTCGATGCCCGCATCGCCGCCGAAGCCCCCGAAGAGATGTCCGCCTCGGGCTACGCCGACCTGATCGCCAAAATCCCGGCCGGGGCCGATTGGCTCATCGCCAATGCCATCGGTGTCGAAACAATCGATGAGTTCGCCTTCCACGAGGTGCAGGACGATCTGCGCGAAGCGCTCTCCGACCCGGAGGGGATTCGGCGCGGCGACGTAACCAAAGTCGAACAGTTGGCCGAAGGGCTGCTCCTGAGCGGGTTCGCCATGCAGGCCGTACAGTCGAGCCGCCCGGCTTCGGGGGCCGAGCACCAGTTCAGCCACTACTGGGACATGGAACACCTCTCCTACGGCGGCAAACTCGTCTCGCACGGCTTCAAGGTCGGAATCGGAACCCTCGCCTCTACGGCCTTCCTCGAATTCCTGATCGAAACACCCGTTGAGAGACTCGACATCGAGGCGCGCGTGGCCGCCTGGAAGTCCTGGGAGGAGACCGAACAGGAGATCGTCCGCATCTTCGACGGCCGAAAGGACTTCATCGCCCGCGGCATGAAGGAGACCCGGGCCAAATATGTCGACCGCGAGGGCTTGCGGACTCAACTGACGGCTTTCCAACAGGCATGGCCCGAACTGCGCGAACGTCTCCGCGCCCAGATCATCCCCTTCGACGAGATCCGGCAACGGCTGCAGCTGGTCGGCGCACCCTACGAACCCGAACAAATCGGAGTATCGAGGGCCCGGCTGCGCGACACATTCCTCCGCATTCCGTACATGCGAAGCCGATTCACAAACATCGATATCGCATTCCGCTGCGGATACATGGAGGAGTGGCTCGATCGACTCTTCGGACATCGTGGTGTGTGGGAGATTAAATAA
- a CDS encoding MFS transporter, whose translation MTPEQQKRFKHWQTRTLIGTMFGYALFYFLRKNFSLAMPGMEADMGISKTGLGIFLTIHGLVYGCSQLINGMFADRKNARYYMSIGLLLCALANFAFGFGEDISYWITGVRQGVPFTNFVILFMGIMWVLNGLLQGSGFPPCARLLAHWIPPRELATKMSIWNTSHTVGAGVVIILCGYIMSHMGTDMSGNPDAVSAIAANLNVAPDDPEGMQRVMTFAAHVGAWCWCFWIPAAISLVGAIALFLTLRDTPSSVGLPELEGTEERKKAATSKKEQTAEAKAFIRKHVFQNPIIWILAFANFFVYTVRFAILDWGPSLLSQSKGVSMTNAGWLVAMFEIAGTIGMLFAGWATDRWLKGRAHRTCVFCMLAAALFIAIFWQLPPETPVWIFFVVLCAAGFSIYGPQALIGIAAANQATKKAAATANGFKSLFGYLSTIVSGVGFGYVAQHFGWNYAYVVMIVMAFIGTGILLLMWKAGADGYNHSEDASQE comes from the coding sequence ATGACACCTGAACAACAAAAAAGATTCAAACACTGGCAAACCCGGACCCTGATCGGCACCATGTTCGGCTATGCGCTCTTCTATTTCCTGCGCAAGAACTTCTCGCTGGCCATGCCCGGCATGGAGGCCGACATGGGGATCTCGAAAACCGGACTGGGCATCTTCCTCACCATTCACGGACTCGTCTACGGATGTTCGCAGCTCATCAACGGAATGTTCGCCGACCGCAAAAATGCCCGTTACTACATGTCGATCGGACTGTTGCTCTGTGCGCTGGCCAATTTCGCCTTCGGATTCGGCGAGGACATATCCTACTGGATCACCGGCGTACGACAAGGCGTTCCGTTCACCAACTTCGTCATCCTGTTCATGGGCATCATGTGGGTGCTCAACGGCTTGCTCCAGGGATCGGGATTCCCGCCCTGCGCCCGGCTGCTCGCCCACTGGATCCCGCCCCGCGAACTGGCCACAAAGATGTCGATCTGGAACACCTCCCACACCGTCGGCGCCGGCGTCGTGATCATCCTCTGCGGATACATCATGAGCCATATGGGTACGGACATGAGCGGCAATCCCGATGCCGTATCGGCCATCGCCGCCAACCTGAACGTCGCACCCGACGACCCGGAGGGAATGCAGCGCGTGATGACCTTCGCCGCCCACGTCGGTGCCTGGTGCTGGTGCTTCTGGATCCCGGCGGCGATCTCCCTCGTCGGAGCCATTGCGCTCTTTCTGACGCTGCGAGACACCCCCTCTTCGGTCGGACTCCCGGAGTTGGAGGGAACCGAGGAGCGCAAAAAGGCCGCAACCTCGAAAAAGGAGCAGACCGCCGAAGCCAAAGCATTCATCCGCAAGCATGTTTTCCAGAATCCGATCATCTGGATCCTCGCCTTTGCCAACTTCTTCGTCTACACGGTCCGCTTCGCCATTCTGGACTGGGGACCTTCCCTGCTGAGCCAGTCCAAAGGGGTCAGCATGACGAATGCCGGATGGCTCGTTGCGATGTTCGAAATAGCCGGAACCATCGGGATGCTCTTCGCCGGATGGGCCACCGACCGCTGGCTCAAGGGGCGGGCTCACAGAACCTGCGTTTTCTGTATGCTCGCAGCGGCACTCTTCATCGCGATCTTCTGGCAGCTGCCCCCCGAAACCCCCGTATGGATCTTCTTCGTGGTGCTCTGCGCCGCCGGGTTCAGCATCTACGGCCCCCAGGCGCTGATCGGAATCGCGGCTGCCAATCAGGCTACCAAGAAGGCGGCCGCCACGGCAAATGGTTTCAAGAGCCTGTTCGGATATCTGAGTACGATCGTTTCCGGTGTCGGATTCGGCTACGTCGCCCAGCACTTCGGGTGGAACTATGCCTACGTCGTCATGATTGTCATGGCATTCATCGGCACGGGCATTCTCCTGCTGATGTGGAAGGCCGGAGCCGACGGATACAACCACTCGGAAGATGCCTCGCAAGAATAA